A DNA window from Impatiens glandulifera chromosome 7, dImpGla2.1, whole genome shotgun sequence contains the following coding sequences:
- the LOC124910514 gene encoding probable serine/threonine-protein kinase WNK11, translating into MPSDCADSSDQEKEPFVEVDPSGRFGRYDDLLGSGAVKRVYRAFDQREGREVAWNQVRLMKFSHDPKTIKRLQSEISLLKTLRNDNIIVLCSFWMDKERNTLNFITEAFTSGSLRDFRKKHRHVSIKAMKKWSRQILNGLDYLHTHDPCVIHRDLNCSNIFINGNIGKVKIGDLGLATIVGKSHHAHSLLGTPEYMAPELYEEEYTELVDIYSFGMCLLEMSTMEIPYSECDSIAKIYKKVTTGIMPQAMNKVLDLELKAFIQKCIGQPRERPSATELLKDPFLCEVDIDQENEMMSLSISTKPNDPLPESLRCKQTA; encoded by the exons ATGCCATCTGATTGTGCCGATTCATCAGATCAAGAGAAAGAGCCGTTTGTTGAAGTTGATCCGTCTGGACGTTTTGGTCGGTATGATGACCTGCTTGGTTCCGGCGCTGTGAAGAGAGTTTACAGGGCGTTTGATCAACGAGAAGGGAGAGAAGTGGCGTGGAATCAAGTTAGGCTAATGAAATTCAGTCATGATCCGAAAACTATCAAGAGGCTTCAATCTGAGATCTCATTGTTGAAGACATTAAGGAATGATAACATCATTGTTTTATGCAGTTTCTGGATGGATAAAGAGCGAAACACATTGAATTTCATCACTGAGGCTTTCACATCTGGGAGTTTGAGAGACTTTAGGAAGAAGCATAGGCATGTATCGATTAAAGCCATGAAGAAATGGTCAAGACAGATACTCAATGGCTTAGATTATCTCCATACTCACGATCCTTGCGTCATCCACAGAGATCTTAACTGCAGTAACATCTTCATCAATGGTAACATAGGGAAG GTTAAGATCGGTGACTTAGGATTGGCAACAATAGTAGGTAAAAGCCATCATGCACATTCATTGCTAGGAACACCAGAATATATGGCGCCTGAACTGTACGAAGAAGAATACACAGAGCTAGTTGATATATACTCCTTCGGGATGTGTTTGCTAGAAATGTCAACAATGGAGATACCATATAGTGAATGTGACAGTATAGCCAAAATATACAAGAAGGTAACAACAGGCATTATGCCTCAAGCAATGAACAAAGTGCTAGATCTCGAATTGAAGGCGTTCATACAGAAATGTATTGGACAACCAAGGGAAAGACCTTCAGCTACTGAACTTCTCAAAGATCCATTCTTATGTGAAGTTGATATTGATCAGgagaatgaaatgatgtctCTTTCCATTAGCACCAAACCTAATGATCCATTGCCTGAAAGCTTAAGATGCAAACAAACAGCTTGA
- the LOC124910515 gene encoding thymidine kinase-like: protein MSSHKSANSIASLVVEGDATPGEVHLIIGPMFAGKTTALLRRVRSEANNGRNVAIIKSSKDTRYAVDSVVTHDGTKFPCWPLTNLSSFRDQFGSDDYQKLDVIGIDEAQFFDDLYDFCCKAADQDGKIVIVAGLDGDYLRRSFGSVLDIVPLADSVTKLTARCEICGKRAFFTLRKTDEKETELIGGCDLYMPVCRQHFVNGQVLIDSQGKD from the exons ATGTCGTCTCACAAATCTGCTAATTCCATCGCCTCACTTGTCGTAGAAGGCGACGCTACTCCCGGAGAAGTTCACCTAATCATCGGTCCAATGTTTGCTGGGAAAACGACCGCTCTTCTACGGAGAGTCAGATCTGAAGCTAATAACGGAAG AAATGTTGCGATTATCAAATCGAGTAAAGATACCAGATACGCGGTTGATTCGGTCGTAACTCATGATGGTACTAAATTTCCTTGCTGGCCATTAACGAATCTCTCATCGTTTAGAGATCAATTTGGATCAGATGATTATCAAAAG TTGGATGTAATTGGGATTGATGAGGCACAATTCTTTGATGATCTATATGATTTCTGCTGCAAAGCAGCAGACCAAGATGGCAAAATTGTTATAGTTGCTGGCTTGGATGGTGACTATTTAAG AAGGAGCTTTGGTTCAGTACTTGATATCGTGCCACTAGCTGATTCCGTAACGAAATTGACAGCTCGGTGCGAGATTTGTGGGAAACGGGCTTTCTTTACATTGAGGAAAACCGACGAAAAGGAGACTGAGTTGATCGGGGGTTGCGATTTGTATATGCCTGTTTGTCGTCAACACTTTGTTAACGGACAAGTTCTTATTGATTCACAAGGCAAAGATTAG